The region CCTCCCGCCGCGACGTCCTTAAAGCTTCTGCCGGGTTGGCCGCCGGGCTCGCCGCCGGAACCGGGTTTGCCGGATCCGCCATGCCCCAATCCACCAAGTTCAAACTCAAATACGCCCCCCACTTCGGCATGTTCGAGAACCATGCGGGCAAAGACCCGGTCGACCAACTCAAGTTCGCCGCCGACCAAGGTTTCACCGCGTGGGAAGACAACGGCATGATGGGCAACGACCCCGCCATGCAAGAAAAGCTGGGCAATGCCATGAAGAGCCTGGGAATGACTTTTGGCGTTTTTGTTGCCGATGCCGAATGGAGCAACCCGGTTTACGCCCTTGGCGGGGAGGAAACCCGGGCGAACCTACGGAAAAAAGCTCAAGCCGCCGTGGAATGCGCCAAGCGGGTGGGGGCCAAGTGGATGACAGTGGTTCCTGGCCCTTACGACAAGCGACTGGCCTGGGATTACCAAACCGCCAATGTCATCGACTGCCTCAAGACCATGGCCGAAGTGTTCGAACCGCATGGTCTGGTGATGGTGATCGAATCCCTCAACCCCTACCGCGACCACCCGGGGATGTTCCTCAGCCGAATCCCGCAGGCGTTCCAGATCTGCAAAGCCGTAGGCTCGCCCAGTTGCAAGATCCTGTTCGACATGTACCACCAGCAGATCACCGAGGGGAACATCATCCCCAACATCGACCTCGCTTGGTCGGAAATTGCCTACTTCCAGCTGGGCGACAACCCCGGTCGCAATGAGCCATTGACCGGCGAGATGAACTATCGCAACATCTTCAAGCACATTCACGGCAAGTCGACCGAACTGGTCATCGGCATGGAGCATGGCAAGTCAGTCGGCGGCAAGGAAGGCGA is a window of Armatimonadota bacterium DNA encoding:
- a CDS encoding TIM barrel protein, which translates into the protein MNPSRRDVLKASAGLAAGLAAGTGFAGSAMPQSTKFKLKYAPHFGMFENHAGKDPVDQLKFAADQGFTAWEDNGMMGNDPAMQEKLGNAMKSLGMTFGVFVADAEWSNPVYALGGEETRANLRKKAQAAVECAKRVGAKWMTVVPGPYDKRLAWDYQTANVIDCLKTMAEVFEPHGLVMVIESLNPYRDHPGMFLSRIPQAFQICKAVGSPSCKILFDMYHQQITEGNIIPNIDLAWSEIAYFQLGDNPGRNEPLTGEMNYRNIFKHIHGKSTELVIGMEHGKSVGGKEGEVKLLDAYRWCDDF